The Apium graveolens cultivar Ventura chromosome 3, ASM990537v1, whole genome shotgun sequence sequence TACTCCAAAGATTCGGTAGCGCCAAGCTAGAAGGCGTGCCAAGAGAAGAGAATGGCAATGCAGATGCCTTGGAAAAAATGGGCTCGCGGATGGACAATGTGTTTTTAGGACAGATTCCCTTGAGAATTCAGGAAATTCTGAGTATTCCAGAAATAAGTGTGTTTCAGATGAAAGAGGTCATGCAGGAGACTTGGATGACCCCGATTCACAACTATATTCACACCGGGACCTTGCCGGAAGAGAAGCTGCAGGCTCGGCGCCTTCGTTATCAGGCAGCGATGTATGTTGATTATGATGGGGTGCTGTATAAAAGAGGGTTTAATC is a genomic window containing:
- the LOC141714643 gene encoding uncharacterized protein LOC141714643; this encodes MRCVQCLLQRFGSAKLEGVPREENGNADALEKMGSRMDNVFLGQIPLRIQEILSIPEISVFQMKEVMQETWMTPIHNYIHTGTLPEEKLQARRLRYQAAMYVDYDGVLYKRGFNQPLLRCVDLEEGHYILREVHEGICGNHSGGCLLALKVLRKG